A stretch of the Xiphias gladius isolate SHS-SW01 ecotype Sanya breed wild chromosome 21, ASM1685928v1, whole genome shotgun sequence genome encodes the following:
- the trpc4apa gene encoding transient receptor potential cation channel, subfamily C, member 4 associated protein a: protein MATLLGSESPCTGGKRRNGNSNIVTKFTASKITGQGFSRGTQLPGGLLQERDKRAKWNGIPTLLQKLYESSHPNSDLSHAHSFLKVLSSQLSMEAMSFVTEDRKTAQESTFPNTYTFDLFGGVDLLVEILMRPTLTMQKKKPKMNDDLVKDCLSVLYNCCICTEGVTKTLAARDDFVLFLFTLMTNKKTFLQTATLIEDILGVKKEMIQLEGIPNLSGLVQSFDQQQLANFCRILSVTISEPDVGNDDKHTLLAKNAQQKRNASPSRAEVNQVTLLNIPGFIERLCKLATRKVSEATGANILQELEDWYTWLDNALVLDALMQMATEEAEQSSTESSDESSLATNPLRHRLPQSMKIVHEIMYKVEVLYVLCVLLMGRQRNQVHKMLAEFRLIPGLNNLFDKLIWRKYTSSNHVVHGQNENCDCSPEISFKIQFLRLLQSFSDHHENKYLLLNSQELNELSAISMKANIPEVEALVNTDRSLVCDGKKGLLTRLLAVMKREPPDSSFRFWQARAVESFLRGATSYADQMFLLKRGLLEHILFCIIDSGCTSRDVLQSYFDLLGELMKFNIDAFKRFNKYVNTPEKFQTFLTQINSSLVDSNMLVRCIVLSLDRFESQTEDVKVVEVLSECCLLSYMARVENRLSFLFRLINIINVQTLTQENVSCLNTSLVILMLARRKAKLPFYLNALREKEYAEKYPGCLLNNFHNLLRFWQRHYLNKDKDSTCLENSSCIPFSYWKETVSVLLGSDRTSLCAIASYIDEPFMDLDRDLVEV, encoded by the exons ATGGCGACGCTTCTGGGGTCCGAGTCCCCTTGTACTGGAGGAAAACGAAGAAACGGCAACAGCAATATTGTCACAAAGTTCACCGCCAGTAAAATAACTGGCCAGGGTTTCAGTCGAGGGACACAG CTTCCAGGAGGTCTGCTCCAGGAGAGAGATAAACGGGCCAAGTGGAATGGCATTCCTACTCTGCTGCAGAAGCTCTACGAGAGCAGCCATCCCAACAGTGACCTCTCCCATGCCCACAGCTTTCTTAAG GTATTATCATCCCAGCTCTCCATGGAAGCCATGTCTTTTGTCACGGAGGACAGGAAGACTGCTCAGGAATCCACCTTCCCCAACACGTACACCTTTGACCTCTTTGGTGGAGTTGAT CTGCTTGTGGAGATCTTGATGAGACCCACACTAACTATGCAgaagaaaaaacccaaaa TGAATGATGACTTGGTCAAGGACTGCCTTAGTGTTCTCTACAACTGTTGTATATGT ACGGAGGGGGTCACGAAGACCCTGGCAGCAAGggatgattttgttttgtttctcttcaccCTGATGACCAACAAGAAGACCTTCCTACAGACTGCTACCCTAATTGAAGATATTCTTGGAGTCAAAAAG gAGATGATCCAGTTAGAAGGCATCCCCAACCTGTCAGGCCTGGTCCAAAGCTTTGACCAGCAACAGCTGGCCAACTTCTGCCGCATCCTGTCTGTCACCATTTCAGAACCTGATGTAGGAAATGATGACAAGCACACCCTGCTGGCCAAAAACGCCCAGCAGAAGCGCAATGCTAGCCCCTCACGGGCAGAGGTCAACCAGG TAACCCTGTTGAACATCCCTGGGTTCATTGAGCGGCTGTGTAAGCTGGCCACTAGAAAGGTGTCTGAGGCCACAGGAGCTAACAtcctgcaggagctggaggactgGTACACGTGGCTGGACAATGCTCTGGTGCTGGACGCCCTTATGCAGATGGCCACTGAGGAGGCTGAACAAAGCAGTACAG AGTCATCAGATGAGAGTTCCCTGGCTACCAACCCCCTGAGACATCGACTGCCCCAGTCCATGAAGATCGTCCATGAGATCATGTATAAAGTGGAAGTGCTGTATGTGCTATGTGTCCTTCTCATGGGCCGACAGAGGAACCAG GTCCACAAGATGCTGGCTGAGTTTCGTCTCATCCCAGGGCTCAATAACCTGTTTGACAAGCTGATCTGGAGGAAATACACTTCTTCAAATCACGTTGTGCACGGCCAGAATGAGAACTGCGACTGTAGTCCT GAAATATCCTTCAAAATCCAGTTTTTGCGGCTACTCCAGAGTTTCAGTGATCATCACGA GAACAAGTACCTCTTGCTGAATAGCCAGGAGCTGAATGAGCTTAGTGCCATATCCATGAAAGCTAACATCCCTGAGGTGGAAGCTCTGGTCAACACAGACAGAAGCCTAGTGTGTGATGGAAAGAAGGGCCTCCTCACACGCCTCCTTGCTGTCATGAAGAGGGAGCCTCCAGACTCATCCTTCAG ATTCTGGCAGGCAAGAGCAGTGGAAAGTTTTCTCAGAGGAGCCACTTCCTATGCAGACCAAATGTTCCTCCTGAAGAGGGGACTACTAGAG CACATCCTGTTCTGCATCATAGATAGTGGCTGTACATCCCGAGATGTCCTACAGAGCTACTTTGATTTGCTGGGAGAGCTCATGAAGTTCAACATTGATGCCTTCAAAAGATTCAACAAATATGTCAACACTCCAGAGAAG TTTCAGACCTTCCTGACGCAGATCAACAGCTCTCTGGTGGACTCTAACATGCTGGTGCGCTGTATCGTCCTTTCATTGGACCGCTTTGAGAGCCAGACTGAAGATGTGAAAG TGGTGGAGGTACTTTCTGAGTGCTGCCTGCTCTCCTACATGGCCAGAGTCGAGAACAggctttccttcctcttccgACTGATCAACATCATCAACGTACAGACTCTCACACAG GAGAATGTGAGCTGTTTAAACACCAGTTTGGTGATCTTGATGCTGGCCAGAAGAAAGGCTAAACTGCCCTTCTACCTCAACGCTTTGCGGGAGAAGGAATATGCTGAGAAGTACCCGGGCTGCCTGCTCAACAACTTTCACAACCTACTGCGCTTCTGGCAGCGCCACTACCTCAACAAAGACAAAGATAGCACCTGTCTGGAGAAT AGCTCCTGTATCCCCTTCAGCTACTGGAAGGAGACGGTGTCAGTGCTGCTGGGCTCAGACAGGACTTCTCTGTGTGCCATAGCGAGCTATATCGATGAGCCCTTCATGGATCTGGACAGAGACCTGGTGGAGGTTTGA
- the si:ch211-25d12.7 gene encoding src-like-adapter 2: protein MGTCPIKCRSNLTMLENPPDSASPAPEESMIVSLCNYPSFRDRESTMCIGERLTIVSDDGDFMMVRSTTTGLESYIPTNYTTKVTHRWLFTGISRYKAVELLMQPNNQSGAFLIRESETNRDCYSLSVLRRTDVSYLDSVKHYRISHLQNGWVYISPRLTFPSLHHLVEHYSESADGLSCRLTAPCFIQGLDNAREARPIPTTIRRPTVQWKDISRSAIFRRTRTESDNSLVSEGLREAISSYLQMTEGNDDSWDP, encoded by the exons ATGGGGACCTGCCCCATCAAATGTCGATCAAACCTGACAATGCTTGAAAATCCACCTGATTCTGCATCACCAG cCCCCGAGGAAAGCATGATTGTATCCCTCTGTAACTACCCGTCCTTTCGTGACAGGGAATCGACCATGTGCATTGGGGAAAGGCTCACCATCGTGTCAGA CGATGGTGATTTTATGATGGTGAGATCCACAACCACAGGCCTCGAAAGCTACATTCCCACCAACTACACCACCAAGGTGACACACAG gTGGCTGTTCACAGGCATCAGCAGGTACAAAGCAGTGGAGCTGCTCATGCAGCCCAATAACCAGAGTGGAGCCTTCTTGATCCGAGAgtcagagacaaacagag ATTGTTACTCGCTGTCCGTCCTGAGGAGAACAGACGTCTCGTACCTAGACAGTGTGAAGCACTACCGCATCTCTCACCTCCAAAATGGCTGGGTCTACATATCCCCGAGACTCACCTTCCCCTCCCTGCATCACCTGGTGGAACACTATTCAG AGTCTGCAGATGGATTGTCCTGTAGGCTGACAGCACCTTGCTTCATCCAGGGATTAGATAACGCTCGAGAGGCCAGGCCTATACCCACGACTATCAGGAGGCCTACAGTACAGTGGAAGGACATCAGCAG gTCGGCGATCTTCAGGAGGACCAGAACAGAGTCAGACAACTCTCTGGTGAGCGAGGGCCTGAGGGAAGCCATCAGCTCTTACCTCCAAATGACAGAGGGCAATGATGACAGCTGGGACCCTTGA